The following proteins are co-located in the Leucoraja erinacea ecotype New England chromosome 4, Leri_hhj_1, whole genome shotgun sequence genome:
- the neurod6a gene encoding neurogenic differentiation factor 6-A, giving the protein MLTLPIDEAVMMPGTNFDDVSEPEDKDSEIGTDNEQCSIDLSNITPSVESEKDDNDKVGEEDEELPKKRGPRKKAMTKARVERVKVRRNEANMRERTRMHGLNNALDNLRKVVPCYSKTQKLSKIETLRLAKNYIWALSEILRIGKRPDLLTFVQSLCKDLSQPTTNLVAGCLQLNTRNLLLDQSGDGAHIARSQFSSSLYTYQNPDLGSPTGPSSMESSSKSLKPYNYCGAYESFYQNASPECTSPQFEGPLSPPINFNGIFSLKQEDPSDYVKNYHYGMHYSAVPASRPLGQGYMFSPAMRCVMPTDSTFPYDFHLRDEPLSMQDELNAVFHN; this is encoded by the coding sequence ATGTTGACATTACCAATTGATGAAGCTGTCATGATGCCGGGAACAAACTTCGATGATGTTAGTGAACCAGAGGATAAAGATTCAGAAATTGGTACAGATAACGAACAATGTTCAATTGACCTCAGCAATATTACCCCTTCTGTAGAGTCAGAGAAGGATGACAATGACAAGGTGggcgaggaggatgaggaattgCCCAAAAAGAGAGGGCCCAGGAAGAAGGCGATGACAAAAGCAAGGGTCGAGCGAGTCAAAGTGAGGAGGAATGAGGCGAATATGAGAGAGAGAACCCGGATGCACGGTCTAAACAACGCCCTGGACAACCTGCGCAAAGTTGTCCCATGTTATTCCAAGACACAGAAATTATCCAAGATAGAAACGCTGCGCTTAGCTAAAAACTATATCTGGGCCCTATCTGAGATCCTCCGCATTGGCAAGAGACCTGATCTGCTAACCTTCGTGCAAAGTTTGTGCAAGGACCTATCCCAACCAACGACTAATCTGGTAGCTGGTTGTCTGCAACTCAATACCAGAAACTTACTGTTGGATCAGAGCGGAGATGGGGCTCACATTGCGAGGTCCCAGTTTTCCTCCTCTCTTTACACATATCAAAACCCAGATCTGGGTAGCCCGACGGGACCGAGTTCAATGGAGAGCTCCTCCAAGTCCTTGAAACCTTACAACTACTGTGGTGCTTACGAGTCTTTCTACCAAAACGCTTCTCCAGAGTGCACGAGCCCACAATTCGAAGGTCCCCTAAGCCCTCCAATTAACTTTAATGGGATTTTCTCCCTGAAGCAAGAAGATCCATCTGACTACGTGAAGAATTATCACTATGGCATGCATTATTCCGCCGTGCCAGCCAGCCGTCCCCTCGGACAGGGCTACATGTTCAGCCCAGCCATGCGATGTGTAATGCCCACAGACAGTACATTTCCTTACGATTTCCATCTGCGCGACGAGCCACTTTCGATGCAGGATGAATTAAATGCGGTTTTTCATAATTAA